A single window of Paracoccus albus DNA harbors:
- a CDS encoding RsmB/NOP family class I SAM-dependent RNA methyltransferase, producing the protein MRIDAARKGALRLLAGVRDGMSLSDQPNAIAGLAPADRARAQRLALAVLRNIDRADTLLVQHLSKKPRPDVLDVLRLGTVELLEMGEAPHGAVNAAVGLVQGMGPKGRAAAGMVNAVLRKISGQFKEWVSLPPEEMPEWLREPVLAQWGEDITTAIELAHQAGAPVDFTAKPGKTAPGQVLPSGSFRLHESAQVSALPGFAEGDWWVQDAAAAMAVRVLDPQPGEDIVDLCAAPGGKTLQLAAAGANVTAVDLSAQRLERLHENLKRCGLAAEVIAADALEWRPRAAPDAILLDAPCSATGTIRRHPDLPLIRDGSAIEALAELQTRLIDHALDILKPGGRLVFATCSLLAAEGEDQVTAALGRHPGLAVEHPEWAEEWLSPVGGLRLRPDHWSEIGGMDGFFIARLRKPETAR; encoded by the coding sequence GTGCGCATTGATGCGGCGCGGAAGGGGGCGCTTCGGTTGCTTGCAGGGGTGCGTGACGGAATGTCGTTATCGGATCAGCCGAATGCGATTGCGGGGCTGGCACCGGCTGACCGGGCGCGGGCGCAAAGGCTGGCTCTGGCTGTGCTGCGTAATATCGACCGCGCTGATACGCTGCTGGTTCAGCATCTGTCGAAAAAGCCCCGGCCCGACGTGCTGGACGTTCTGCGCCTTGGCACGGTTGAATTGCTGGAGATGGGCGAGGCGCCGCATGGCGCGGTTAACGCGGCTGTCGGGCTGGTGCAGGGCATGGGGCCAAAGGGTCGTGCGGCCGCCGGAATGGTCAATGCGGTTCTGCGGAAGATTTCCGGGCAGTTCAAGGAATGGGTATCGCTTCCGCCCGAAGAAATGCCCGAATGGCTGCGTGAACCCGTGCTGGCCCAATGGGGTGAGGATATTACCACCGCGATCGAACTTGCCCATCAGGCCGGTGCGCCGGTGGATTTCACCGCGAAACCCGGCAAAACCGCGCCCGGTCAGGTGCTTCCCAGTGGCAGCTTTCGGCTGCACGAATCTGCACAGGTCAGCGCATTGCCGGGATTTGCCGAGGGTGACTGGTGGGTGCAGGACGCCGCCGCTGCAATGGCCGTGCGTGTACTGGACCCGCAGCCCGGTGAGGATATCGTTGACCTGTGCGCCGCGCCGGGTGGCAAGACGCTGCAATTGGCGGCGGCTGGCGCAAACGTGACGGCCGTTGATCTTTCGGCGCAGCGTCTGGAACGGTTGCACGAAAACCTGAAGCGCTGTGGTTTGGCGGCAGAGGTCATTGCAGCTGACGCTCTGGAATGGCGGCCCAGGGCTGCACCTGATGCGATTTTGCTGGATGCGCCTTGCTCTGCCACGGGGACGATCCGCCGCCACCCTGACCTGCCGCTGATCCGTGACGGTTCCGCGATTGAGGCTTTGGCAGAACTTCAGACACGCCTGATCGACCATGCGCTTGATATTCTTAAGCCGGGGGGCAGGCTGGTATTCGCCACATGTTCTCTGCTTGCGGCGGAGGGTGAGGATCAGGTGACAGCGGCCCTTGGACGACATCCGGGGCTTGCGGTCGAACATCCTGAATGGGCGGAAGAGTGGCTGTCACCTGTCGGTGGTCTGCGCCTGCGCCCTGACCATTGGTCAGAGATCGGCGGAATGGACGGGTTTTTCATCGCCCGCTTGCGGAAGCCAGAGACAGCCCGGTAA
- the folD gene encoding bifunctional methylenetetrahydrofolate dehydrogenase/methenyltetrahydrofolate cyclohydrolase FolD has product MVATRIDGKAFAATLREKIGGQVAALKDEHGITPGLAVVLVGDDPASQVYVASKGKQTKAAGMNSYEHRLSADASQAELLALIGRLNADSAVHGILVQLPLPDHIDEAEVINAIAVKKDVDGFTIANTGRLTTGQRAMVPCTPLGCLMLLRDQLGDLSGKNAVVIGRSNIVGKPMAALLLADSATVTIAHSRTKNLPEVVRRADIVVAAVGRPQMVKGEWIKPGATVIDVGINRTDDGLVGDVDYDSVAEVAGAITPVPGGVGPMTIACLLANTLTACCRANGLPDPAGLSL; this is encoded by the coding sequence ATGGTGGCAACCCGGATCGACGGTAAGGCTTTTGCAGCAACGTTGAGAGAGAAGATCGGTGGACAGGTCGCTGCGCTGAAGGACGAACATGGGATAACACCCGGTCTGGCCGTCGTTCTTGTCGGCGATGATCCGGCCAGTCAGGTCTATGTCGCGTCCAAGGGCAAGCAGACGAAAGCGGCCGGCATGAACTCTTACGAGCATCGCTTGTCGGCAGATGCCTCTCAGGCAGAGCTTCTTGCCCTGATCGGCAGGCTCAATGCCGATTCAGCGGTTCACGGGATACTCGTCCAATTGCCGCTTCCGGATCATATTGACGAGGCAGAGGTGATAAACGCGATTGCCGTCAAGAAAGATGTGGACGGCTTCACGATCGCCAATACCGGGCGATTGACCACCGGGCAGCGAGCGATGGTGCCGTGCACGCCGCTGGGTTGCCTGATGTTGCTGCGCGATCAGCTGGGTGATCTGTCGGGAAAGAATGCGGTCGTCATTGGGCGTTCGAACATCGTGGGCAAGCCGATGGCGGCGCTGCTGCTGGCAGACAGTGCCACCGTAACCATCGCCCATTCGCGCACCAAGAACCTGCCAGAGGTGGTGCGCCGCGCCGACATCGTCGTGGCCGCCGTGGGTCGTCCGCAGATGGTCAAGGGCGAGTGGATCAAACCGGGCGCGACAGTGATCGACGTTGGCATCAACCGCACCGATGACGGGCTTGTGGGTGACGTGGACTACGACAGCGTTGCAGAGGTCGCGGGGGCCATTACGCCGGTGCCGGGCGGCGTCGGCCCGATGACCATCGCCTGCCTGTTGGCGAATACGCTGACGGCCTGCTGCCGGGCCAATGGGCTGCCCGATCCGGCGGGGCTGTCACTTTAA
- a CDS encoding GNAT family N-acetyltransferase — protein sequence MPRTVIAPLRPADSEEAVHVFFDAVHNGTSGVYTAEQRTAWAGTVPDTEGWRHRLDGVDGFSARIEGKLVGFMTLDDNGYIDLAFVRADCARQGVGAELYRAIEEHARISGIQTLTTEASLAAQPFFERMGWHVVAGQRVVKRGVELTNYRMTKALP from the coding sequence ATGCCGCGAACCGTGATAGCGCCACTTCGCCCGGCAGACAGCGAAGAGGCCGTGCATGTCTTTTTCGACGCTGTCCATAACGGCACATCAGGGGTCTATACCGCTGAACAGCGAACGGCTTGGGCTGGAACGGTTCCCGACACCGAAGGCTGGCGCCACAGGCTTGACGGTGTCGACGGCTTTTCGGCTCGGATAGAGGGGAAACTGGTCGGCTTCATGACGTTGGACGATAACGGCTATATCGATCTCGCCTTCGTGCGGGCGGATTGTGCGCGGCAGGGCGTAGGAGCGGAACTTTATCGTGCCATCGAGGAGCACGCCCGGATCAGTGGCATTCAGACTCTGACCACAGAGGCCAGTCTGGCAGCGCAGCCTTTTTTCGAACGCATGGGCTGGCATGTCGTGGCAGGGCAGCGCGTCGTCAAGCGCGGTGTTGAACTGACCAACTACCGAATGACCAAAGCCCTGCCCTGA
- a CDS encoding DUF1674 domain-containing protein, whose translation MTETRDLPPEAVRALAEAAERRKAAKAVALPTELGGRDGPEPVRFGDYEKKGLCVDF comes from the coding sequence ATGACCGAGACACGCGATTTGCCGCCCGAGGCCGTCCGGGCGCTAGCCGAAGCCGCAGAGCGCCGCAAGGCAGCCAAAGCCGTTGCACTGCCGACCGAGCTTGGCGGACGTGACGGGCCAGAGCCTGTGCGTTTCGGCGATTACGAGAAAAAGGGCCTTTGCGTCGACTTCTGA
- a CDS encoding chorismate mutase, whose product MTHEDIQDMATLRVHIDALDAQLIELLAERSRLIDRAAHIKARDGLPARIDSRVEQVAMLARQRADAAGLHPDLAEDIWRLMMEYFIAQEDAQLGGENGGNPDRR is encoded by the coding sequence ATGACGCATGAAGATATCCAGGATATGGCGACGCTGCGGGTGCATATTGACGCGCTCGACGCGCAGCTGATCGAACTGTTGGCGGAACGCAGCCGCCTGATCGACCGGGCCGCCCACATCAAGGCGCGTGACGGCCTGCCCGCCCGCATTGACAGCCGGGTAGAACAGGTTGCGATGCTGGCCCGCCAAAGGGCCGACGCTGCGGGCCTGCACCCCGATCTGGCCGAGGATATATGGCGTTTGATGATGGAATATTTCATTGCGCAGGAAGATGCGCAGCTTGGGGGCGAAAATGGTGGCAACCCGGATCGACGGTAA
- the ftsH gene encoding ATP-dependent zinc metalloprotease FtsH has translation MGNTRNIAFWVVLFLMILMLFNLFSDGASQMNSGQLSYSEFVERVEQDQVSSATIDGEEIQFRTTDGNQYVTVRPQGEEIADLLIANDVEVNVKKQQQSVFLSFLSVWLPFILLIGVWIFFMNRMQGGGKGGAMGFGKSRAKLLTEKHGRVTFDDVAGIDEAKEELEEIVEFLRNPQKFSRLGGKIPKGALLVGPPGTGKTLLARAIAGEAGVPFFTISGSDFVEMFVGVGASRVRDMFEQAKKSAPCIVFIDEIDAVGRARGVGIGGGNDEREQTLNQLLVEMDGFDANEGVIIIAATNRKDVLDPALLRPGRFDRQIHVPNPDIKGREKILEVHAKKVPQGPDVDLRIIARGTPGFSGADLMNLVNEAALMAARIGRRFVTMDDFENAKDKVMLGVERRSMVLTPEQKEKTAYHEAGHAIVGLSLPKCDPVYKATIIPRGGALGMVVSLPEMDRLNFHKDEAKEKLAMTMAGKAAEIIKYGEEGVSNGPAGDIQQASALARAMVMRWGMSDKVGSVDYAEAHEGYSGNTGGFSVSAATKELIEQEVHDLIEEGYQTARRILTEKEEEFERLAQGLLEYETLTGEEIGKVIRGDSLGGDDDTPSSGIPQVTSIPKAGRGAPEGGAPVPQS, from the coding sequence TTGGGTAATACACGCAATATCGCCTTCTGGGTCGTCCTGTTCCTGATGATCCTGATGCTGTTCAACCTGTTCAGTGACGGTGCTTCGCAAATGAACAGCGGACAGCTCAGCTATTCCGAGTTTGTTGAGCGGGTTGAACAGGATCAGGTCTCTTCGGCCACAATTGATGGCGAGGAAATTCAGTTCCGCACGACCGACGGCAATCAATATGTGACGGTGCGCCCGCAGGGCGAAGAGATCGCCGATCTGCTGATCGCGAATGACGTAGAGGTGAACGTCAAGAAGCAGCAGCAGTCGGTGTTCCTGTCATTCCTCAGCGTATGGTTGCCTTTCATCCTTCTGATCGGTGTGTGGATCTTCTTCATGAACCGGATGCAGGGCGGCGGCAAAGGCGGCGCAATGGGCTTTGGCAAATCGCGTGCGAAGCTGCTGACCGAAAAGCATGGCCGTGTGACCTTTGACGATGTGGCCGGTATCGACGAGGCGAAGGAAGAACTGGAAGAGATCGTCGAATTCCTGCGCAATCCGCAGAAGTTCAGCCGTCTGGGCGGCAAGATCCCGAAAGGTGCGCTGCTGGTCGGCCCGCCCGGCACAGGTAAGACGCTGCTCGCCCGCGCGATCGCGGGTGAGGCGGGCGTGCCGTTCTTCACCATCTCGGGTTCTGATTTCGTGGAAATGTTTGTCGGTGTGGGTGCGTCGCGCGTCCGCGACATGTTCGAGCAGGCGAAGAAATCCGCCCCCTGCATCGTCTTTATCGACGAAATCGACGCCGTTGGTCGTGCCCGTGGCGTCGGCATCGGCGGCGGTAATGACGAACGCGAACAGACGCTGAACCAGCTTCTCGTGGAAATGGACGGCTTCGACGCAAATGAAGGCGTCATCATCATTGCCGCGACCAACCGCAAAGACGTGCTGGACCCTGCTTTGCTTCGTCCGGGTCGCTTTGACCGCCAGATTCATGTTCCGAACCCGGACATCAAGGGGCGCGAGAAGATTCTGGAAGTGCATGCCAAGAAGGTTCCGCAGGGGCCGGATGTCGATCTGCGCATCATCGCCCGCGGTACGCCTGGTTTTTCGGGTGCCGACCTGATGAACCTCGTGAACGAGGCCGCGCTGATGGCGGCGCGCATTGGCCGCCGTTTCGTGACGATGGATGATTTCGAAAATGCCAAGGACAAGGTTATGCTGGGTGTCGAGCGCCGCAGCATGGTTCTGACGCCTGAGCAGAAGGAAAAAACGGCTTATCATGAGGCCGGACACGCCATCGTCGGCCTGTCGCTGCCCAAATGTGATCCGGTCTACAAGGCGACGATCATCCCGCGTGGCGGTGCGCTTGGCATGGTTGTCAGCCTGCCCGAAATGGATCGGCTGAACTTCCACAAAGACGAAGCCAAGGAAAAGCTTGCCATGACCATGGCGGGCAAGGCAGCTGAGATCATCAAATATGGTGAGGAAGGCGTCTCCAACGGTCCGGCAGGCGACATCCAGCAGGCATCGGCGCTTGCGCGTGCGATGGTGATGCGTTGGGGCATGTCCGACAAGGTCGGCAGCGTCGATTACGCCGAAGCGCATGAAGGTTATTCAGGCAATACCGGCGGTTTCTCTGTCTCGGCAGCGACGAAAGAGCTGATCGAGCAAGAGGTCCACGACCTGATCGAGGAAGGCTACCAGACTGCCCGGCGCATCCTGACGGAAAAGGAAGAAGAGTTCGAACGTCTGGCGCAGGGTCTGCTGGAATATGAAACCCTGACCGGCGAAGAAATCGGCAAGGTGATCCGCGGCGACAGCCTTGGAGGCGATGATGATACGCCGTCCTCCGGTATTCCGCAGGTCACGTCCATTCCGAAAGCAGGCCGTGGCGCCCCGGAAGGTGGTGCGCCCGTCCCGCAATCCTGA